In Nocardioides conyzicola, one genomic interval encodes:
- the pcaG gene encoding protocatechuate 3,4-dioxygenase subunit alpha produces MTLAPTPGQTVGPFFGYALPYAGDSELVPPTRPDAIRLHGRVYDGAGDPVPDALIELWQAAPDGSVPQAPGSLHRDGYTFTGWGRAATDRTGHYQFSTLRPGGASPYFAVTVFARGLLDRLLTRAYLPGAAPAQWPSLAARADDRGFVFDIRLQGEGETVFLTHAQD; encoded by the coding sequence ATGACGCTCGCACCCACGCCCGGCCAGACCGTCGGGCCGTTCTTCGGCTACGCCCTGCCGTACGCCGGCGACAGCGAGCTCGTCCCGCCGACGCGACCGGACGCGATCCGGCTGCACGGTCGCGTGTACGACGGGGCCGGGGACCCGGTGCCCGACGCGCTGATCGAGCTGTGGCAGGCCGCGCCCGACGGGTCGGTCCCGCAGGCCCCGGGGTCGCTGCACCGCGACGGCTACACCTTCACCGGCTGGGGCCGGGCGGCCACCGACCGCACCGGGCACTACCAGTTCTCGACCCTGCGACCGGGCGGCGCGTCGCCGTACTTCGCGGTCACGGTCTTCGCACGCGGCCTCCTCGACCGGCTCTTGACCCGGGCCTACCTCCCGGGCGCCGCGCCGGCGCAGTGGCCGAGCCTGGCCGCCCGCGCCGACGACCGCGGTTTCGTCTTCGACATCCGGCTCCAGGGCGAGGGCGAGACCGTCTTCCTGACGCACGCGCAAGACTGA
- the pcaH gene encoding protocatechuate 3,4-dioxygenase subunit beta encodes MSELASQADLSAEIEAISKEYGAAGVTETDVRLDYPPYRSSILRHPTKAPQQVDPEGIELWAPVFGQRDVGELEADLTIQHRGEPIGERMVVTGRVTDGDGRPVRHQLVEIWQANAGGRYIHQRDQHPAAIDPNFTGMGRCLTDGDGVYRFTTIKPGPYPWKNHHNAWRPAHIHFSLFGTEFTQRLITQMYFPGDPLFALDPIYQSIVDPAARDRLVATYDHDVTTHEWCTGYRWDIVLTGSHRTPLEEDDA; translated from the coding sequence GTGAGCGAACTCGCCAGCCAGGCCGACCTCAGCGCCGAGATCGAGGCGATCTCGAAGGAGTACGGCGCCGCGGGCGTGACGGAGACCGACGTGCGGCTCGACTACCCGCCGTACCGCTCCAGCATCCTGCGGCACCCGACCAAGGCGCCGCAGCAGGTGGACCCGGAGGGCATCGAGCTCTGGGCACCGGTCTTCGGGCAGCGCGACGTCGGCGAGCTCGAGGCCGACCTGACCATCCAGCACCGCGGCGAGCCGATCGGCGAGCGGATGGTCGTCACCGGGCGGGTCACCGACGGCGACGGGCGGCCCGTGCGGCACCAGCTGGTCGAGATCTGGCAGGCCAACGCCGGCGGTCGCTACATCCACCAGCGCGACCAGCACCCGGCGGCGATCGACCCCAACTTCACCGGGATGGGCCGCTGCCTGACCGACGGCGACGGCGTCTACCGCTTCACGACGATCAAGCCCGGGCCCTACCCGTGGAAGAACCACCACAACGCGTGGCGGCCGGCGCACATCCACTTCTCGCTCTTCGGCACCGAGTTCACCCAGCGGCTGATCACCCAGATGTACTTCCCCGGCGACCCGCTCTTCGCGCTCGACCCGATCTACCAGTCCATCGTCGACCCGGCCGCCCGCGACCGCCTGGTCGCGACGTACGACCACGACGTGACCACCCACGAGTGGTGCACCGGCTACCGGTGGGACATCGTGCTGACCGGCAGCCACCGCACCCCGCTCGAGGAGGACGACGCATGA
- a CDS encoding IclR family transcriptional regulator, whose protein sequence is MAGNSGNPGASVTSRALALLGAFDEHHRRLTLTELAERAELPTPTAHRLVGELVAWGALTRTSTGTYAVGRRLWDLGLLAPVQTGLRELASPYLHDLYGATFATVHLAVRDETEVLYVDRLAGHASVPVVSSIGSRLPLHATGVGKVLLAHAPADVQQRVLADLPRITPYTITQPGLLRRQLGRVVRDGYATTTEEMSLGACSLAVPIRRGPDVVAALGIVVPSLKDRAKLVGAMHVAAHGIGRSLG, encoded by the coding sequence ATGGCCGGCAACAGCGGAAACCCGGGAGCGTCCGTCACCTCGCGCGCCCTGGCGCTGCTCGGCGCGTTCGACGAGCACCACCGGCGGCTCACCCTGACGGAGCTCGCCGAGCGGGCGGAGCTGCCGACGCCGACCGCGCACCGGCTGGTCGGGGAGCTGGTCGCGTGGGGCGCGCTGACCCGCACCTCGACCGGCACGTACGCCGTCGGCCGCCGACTGTGGGACCTCGGCCTGCTGGCGCCCGTGCAGACCGGGCTGCGCGAGCTCGCGTCGCCGTACCTCCACGACCTCTACGGCGCCACCTTCGCGACCGTGCACCTGGCGGTCCGCGACGAGACCGAGGTGCTGTACGTCGACCGGCTGGCCGGGCACGCCTCGGTCCCGGTCGTCAGCAGCATCGGCTCCCGGCTGCCGCTGCACGCGACCGGTGTCGGCAAGGTGCTGCTCGCGCACGCGCCGGCCGACGTGCAGCAGCGGGTGCTGGCGGACCTGCCCCGGATCACGCCGTACACGATCACCCAGCCGGGCCTGCTCCGTCGCCAGCTCGGCCGCGTGGTGCGCGACGGCTACGCCACCACCACCGAGGAGATGAGCCTCGGCGCCTGCTCGCTCGCCGTCCCCATCCGCCGCGGCCCCGACGTGGTCGCCGCGCTGGGCATCGTGGTGCCGTCGCTCAAGGACCGCGCCAAGCTCGTCGGCGCCATGCACGTCGCCGCCCACGGCATCGGCCGCTCCCTCGGCTAG
- a CDS encoding 4-hydroxybenzoate 3-monooxygenase codes for MRTQVAIIGAGPSGLLLSHLLAADGVESVVLETRSEEYVAGRIRAGILEQSTVDLLREVGLGERLDREGDPHRGIYLQWPDERHHLDFVDLTGRSVYVYGQTEVQKDLVAASHARGQEVHYEITDTALHDLETDRPSVTFTDRDGVEQRLQADVVVGCDGSFGPSREAVPQAVRRTWEKTYPYSWLGILADVAPSTDELIYAWHPDGFAMHSMRSASVSRLYLQVPNETSIDDWSDDRIWEALATRLGHGQDGWQLTPGPVTDKSVLPMRSFVQQPMRHGRLFLAGDAAHIVPPTGAKGLNLAVADVALLAPALVGLLRKDDHGLADAYSDTALRRVWRCTHFSWWMTTMLHTSGDPFDEQLQLSQLRWVTSSEAGATGLAENYAGLPIGF; via the coding sequence ATGCGTACCCAGGTCGCCATCATCGGCGCGGGCCCGTCCGGGCTGCTGCTGTCCCACCTGCTCGCGGCCGACGGCGTCGAGTCCGTGGTCCTCGAGACCCGGTCCGAGGAGTACGTCGCGGGCCGGATCCGGGCCGGCATCCTCGAGCAGTCGACCGTCGACCTGCTCCGCGAGGTCGGCCTCGGCGAGCGGCTCGACCGCGAGGGCGACCCCCACCGCGGCATCTACCTCCAGTGGCCCGACGAGCGTCACCACCTCGACTTCGTCGACCTCACCGGCAGGTCGGTCTACGTCTACGGCCAGACCGAGGTGCAGAAGGACCTGGTCGCGGCGTCGCACGCCCGCGGCCAGGAGGTCCACTACGAGATCACCGACACCGCGCTGCACGACCTCGAGACCGACCGGCCGTCGGTGACGTTCACCGACCGGGACGGTGTCGAGCAGCGGCTGCAGGCCGACGTCGTGGTCGGCTGCGACGGCTCGTTCGGGCCGTCGCGCGAGGCGGTCCCGCAGGCGGTACGACGTACCTGGGAGAAGACGTATCCCTACTCCTGGCTGGGGATCCTCGCCGACGTCGCCCCGTCGACCGACGAGCTGATCTACGCCTGGCACCCCGACGGCTTCGCCATGCACTCGATGCGGTCGGCGTCGGTCTCGCGCCTCTACCTCCAGGTCCCCAACGAGACCTCGATCGACGACTGGTCCGACGACCGGATCTGGGAGGCCCTCGCGACCCGCCTCGGCCACGGTCAGGACGGGTGGCAGCTCACGCCCGGTCCGGTGACCGACAAGAGCGTGCTCCCGATGCGGTCGTTCGTGCAGCAGCCGATGCGGCACGGCCGCCTCTTCCTCGCCGGCGACGCGGCTCACATCGTCCCGCCCACCGGCGCCAAGGGGCTCAACCTCGCGGTCGCCGACGTCGCGCTGCTCGCGCCCGCCCTGGTCGGCCTGCTGAGGAAGGACGACCACGGCCTCGCCGACGCCTACTCCGACACCGCGCTGCGCCGGGTCTGGCGCTGCACGCACTTCTCCTGGTGGATGACGACGATGCTGCACACGAGCGGCGATCCGTTCGACGAGCAGCTGCAGCTCTCGCAGCTGCGCTGGGTCACCTCGAGCGAGGCCGGTGCCACCGGGCTCGCCGAGAACTACGCCGGCCTGCCGATCGGGTTCTGA